A stretch of Nitrospinota bacterium DNA encodes these proteins:
- a CDS encoding aldehyde dehydrogenase family protein, giving the protein MAIKTYKNYINGKWVASSSGETFDNTNPANQKEVLGRFQKSNSQDLNKAVKSAVNAQEEWRNMPAPKRGEILFRVGELLIKHKESLAQDMTREMGKILNETRGDVQEAIDLTYFTAGEGRRLLGETVPSELNNKFCMTVRMPVGVVAAITPWNFPIAIPSWKLIPALVCGNTVVFKPASDTPLSAWRFVKLFEEAGLPPGVLNFVTGSGAEIGEPLIEHHNINLVSFTGSTDTGATVAHKCAWNMKQYSLEMGGKNAIIVMEDADLNLAVEGVIWGAFGTTGQRCTACSRVIVHKNILKKFTNLLLKRTKALRLGDGLKKTTDVGPLINESQRQKVLGYCELGVEEGAKLLLGGNIYKKGNCRNGFFFEPTLFAEVSPKMRIAQEEIFGPVLSIIECKSLENAVQIVNDSRFGLSSAIYTQDVNRAFKAIEKLDTGLTYINSSTIGAEVQLPFGGTKGTGNGHREAGTTALEIFTEWKSVFVDYSGALQKAQIED; this is encoded by the coding sequence ATGGCTATCAAAACTTATAAAAATTACATAAACGGAAAATGGGTCGCTTCTTCAAGTGGTGAAACTTTTGATAATACTAATCCTGCAAACCAAAAAGAAGTTCTCGGGCGTTTCCAAAAATCCAATTCGCAGGATTTGAACAAAGCGGTTAAATCTGCCGTTAATGCTCAAGAGGAGTGGCGGAACATGCCAGCCCCCAAGCGTGGCGAGATTCTTTTTCGTGTTGGTGAACTTTTGATCAAGCATAAAGAATCTTTGGCTCAGGATATGACCCGTGAAATGGGAAAGATTCTGAACGAAACCCGCGGAGATGTGCAGGAGGCGATTGACCTGACTTATTTCACAGCCGGGGAAGGCCGACGATTGTTGGGAGAAACCGTTCCCTCCGAATTGAACAATAAATTTTGCATGACTGTCAGGATGCCTGTGGGAGTCGTGGCGGCGATCACTCCCTGGAATTTTCCCATAGCCATTCCTTCATGGAAACTGATCCCCGCCCTGGTCTGCGGTAATACTGTTGTCTTCAAGCCAGCCAGTGACACACCTCTTTCTGCCTGGCGTTTTGTAAAGTTGTTTGAAGAGGCTGGCTTGCCGCCGGGAGTGTTGAATTTTGTCACCGGTTCAGGTGCGGAAATTGGTGAACCTCTCATAGAGCATCATAATATAAACCTGGTTTCCTTCACTGGTTCAACGGATACAGGCGCAACGGTAGCGCATAAGTGCGCCTGGAATATGAAACAATATTCGCTGGAAATGGGGGGGAAGAATGCCATCATCGTGATGGAAGATGCTGATCTCAACCTGGCTGTCGAAGGTGTCATATGGGGAGCTTTTGGTACAACCGGTCAACGTTGTACGGCTTGCAGCCGGGTAATTGTGCATAAAAATATTCTCAAAAAGTTTACCAACCTTCTCCTCAAAAGAACAAAGGCGCTTCGTTTGGGGGATGGGCTTAAAAAAACCACTGATGTCGGACCACTGATCAATGAGTCACAACGTCAGAAGGTTTTGGGTTACTGCGAACTGGGTGTGGAAGAAGGCGCCAAACTGCTGCTGGGTGGGAATATTTATAAGAAAGGTAATTGCAGGAACGGATTTTTCTTCGAGCCAACATTGTTTGCGGAGGTTTCTCCAAAAATGCGTATTGCGCAAGAAGAAATATTCGGCCCGGTTCTGAGCATCATTGAATGCAAGAGTCTGGAAAATGCCGTTCAAATTGTCAATGATTCCAGGTTTGGCTTGTCATCGGCAATTTACACCCAGGATGTGAACCGGGCTTTCAAAGCCATCGAAAAACTCGATACCGGGCTCACTTATATCAATTCTTCAACCATAGGCGCGGAAGTGCAACTCCCGTTTGGAGGCACTAAAGGAACAGGCAATGGTCATCGTGAGGCGGGGACCACTGCGTTGGAAATATTCACCGAATGGAAATCGGTGTTTGTCGATTATAGCGGTGCACTGCAAAAAGCCCAGATAGAGGATTAA
- the pilQ gene encoding type IV pilus secretin PilQ, whose translation MRNLMSNKPHCFMKIFLMFLLAVMPVSEVSSAGGSLGEIVSLNTEEEGRGSIISIESTRPFQYTAFKLLNPLRLVLDFPEMDQGSLTSNIQVNKGFVKSIRPVHFKEAGVLRLEIVLNQPVDYEIKKQNKNKLMVSLLSSERLQNEEMAQSSPVNSLASEVANKEEVVADGLKDDGNRDTCFPMLYGEKETISLDFQNADVRNFFRTFSEISGFNIIISPEVSGTLSIRLNDVPWNEALEIALSNINLGRECFDNNFVRIASNTVLAAEESERVAEKARSAAERANEQNAQALVTEVIRVNNANITTLAANLNALKSSRTDAQITVDIRTNTLILNDLRKHVNDMLETIRVLDVPTAQVAIESKIVNITKTYAQRLGIQWGVTRPVTGAGTGVGQTIGVTGSDGDGDNFIVELGKTFTAGSTSGFGLTLGNFINGAGLNIALQALETDGKTRILSSPRVVVADNKEARISSGKQIPYQVTTAEGNSIDFANAELSLTVVPHVTSDDRIYMTIDTTKNSVDETVTVQGVPVISTKETHTEVLVGDGDTTVLAGLYESTIDEKTSKVPLFSEIPLLGYLFRNYEDTDTLGELMVFITPTIVKMN comes from the coding sequence ATGAGAAATCTCATGTCCAATAAACCTCATTGCTTTATGAAGATATTTCTTATGTTTTTGCTGGCAGTTATGCCGGTTTCTGAAGTGTCTTCTGCTGGTGGATCCCTGGGGGAAATAGTTTCTCTTAACACCGAGGAAGAAGGACGAGGCTCTATCATTTCCATCGAGTCCACGCGCCCTTTCCAATACACCGCGTTCAAACTTCTTAATCCACTCCGTTTGGTTCTGGATTTTCCGGAAATGGACCAGGGAAGCTTGACCAGTAATATTCAGGTGAATAAAGGTTTTGTAAAATCAATTCGACCCGTTCACTTTAAAGAGGCAGGTGTTTTACGCCTGGAAATTGTTCTCAATCAACCTGTCGATTATGAAATCAAAAAACAGAATAAGAATAAATTGATGGTCAGTTTGTTGTCCTCAGAGAGATTGCAAAATGAGGAAATGGCTCAGTCTTCCCCAGTGAATTCTCTTGCCAGCGAAGTTGCAAATAAAGAAGAAGTTGTTGCCGATGGTCTAAAGGACGATGGAAACAGAGATACATGTTTCCCCATGTTGTACGGAGAAAAAGAAACGATTTCCCTTGATTTTCAAAACGCTGATGTGCGCAACTTTTTCAGAACATTTTCAGAGATCAGTGGATTCAATATTATTATTTCTCCGGAAGTCAGTGGTACCTTAAGCATCAGGCTGAATGATGTTCCTTGGAACGAGGCGTTGGAAATCGCTCTCTCCAACATCAATTTAGGCAGGGAGTGTTTTGATAACAATTTTGTCCGCATAGCAAGCAATACAGTTCTTGCTGCGGAGGAAAGTGAGCGGGTGGCTGAAAAAGCCCGTTCGGCGGCTGAGAGAGCCAATGAGCAGAATGCGCAAGCTCTGGTCACCGAGGTGATCCGCGTAAACAATGCAAACATAACTACACTTGCGGCAAATCTTAATGCATTAAAGAGTTCTCGTACAGATGCTCAAATAACTGTGGATATAAGAACCAATACGCTTATATTAAATGACCTGCGCAAGCATGTGAACGATATGCTGGAGACGATCAGGGTGCTGGATGTTCCCACTGCCCAGGTTGCGATTGAATCGAAAATCGTGAATATCACCAAGACTTATGCCCAGAGGTTGGGAATTCAATGGGGAGTCACCCGCCCGGTGACAGGCGCTGGCACTGGAGTAGGGCAAACCATAGGGGTCACGGGTTCGGATGGGGATGGAGATAATTTTATAGTGGAATTGGGAAAGACTTTCACAGCTGGATCTACCAGTGGGTTTGGTTTGACACTGGGTAATTTTATCAACGGGGCGGGTCTGAATATTGCCTTGCAGGCATTGGAGACAGACGGCAAAACCCGGATCCTTTCCAGCCCCAGGGTTGTCGTCGCGGATAATAAAGAAGCCCGGATCTCATCCGGTAAACAGATTCCCTATCAGGTGACTACGGCAGAGGGTAACTCGATTGATTTTGCGAATGCTGAACTCAGCCTCACTGTTGTCCCTCATGTGACTTCTGATGACCGGATTTATATGACCATTGACACGACAAAGAACTCTGTTGACGAGACAGTTACCGTCCAAGGCGTTCCGGTTATTTCAACTAAGGAGACGCATACGGAAGTTCTGGTGGGGGATGGTGACACTACCGTTTTAGCCGGGCTCTACGAGAGCACAATTGATGAAAAAACAAGTAAGGTGCCGCTGTTCTCTGAAATCCCTTTATTGGGTTACTTGTTTAGAAACTACGAAGATACAGACACTCTTGGGGAGCTTATGGTGTTTATCACTCCGACTATTGTTAAAATGAATTGA
- a CDS encoding 3-dehydroquinate synthase — MKRLSIDLGERSYDILIGSGLRKQTGELLNAVLKPSRVVIITHPSINSLYGEVVSNSFMAQGWDTDTIEVPEGESSKNLGQAEKLFDRLLELNCDRKSLLVALGGGVIGDLVGFVAATYQRGVPFIQIPTTLLSQVDSSVGGKTAVNHPKGKNMIGAFYQPRLVVIDLETLRTLPQKEYRAGLAEIVKYGVIADAKLFEFLETNYKKILNLDFECLSHIIETSCAIKAKVVEKDERESHYRMILNFGHTFGHAIESLTNYSRFIHGEAVSIGMVHAAELSHSMGKCSKDIPVRLAALLKNLGLPVDMPNLDTASVVGSLYHDKKTMDRKIKFILVNEIGSIEIADQVLEEEILKVF, encoded by the coding sequence ATGAAACGCTTAAGCATTGACCTGGGTGAAAGAAGTTATGACATTCTTATCGGCTCGGGTCTCAGGAAACAGACTGGCGAGTTACTCAACGCTGTATTAAAACCCAGTCGGGTTGTAATAATCACTCACCCTTCTATCAACAGCCTCTATGGCGAAGTTGTGTCCAACAGTTTTATGGCTCAAGGTTGGGATACGGATACCATTGAAGTTCCTGAAGGTGAATCTTCCAAGAATCTTGGTCAGGCTGAAAAGCTGTTTGACAGACTGTTAGAGTTAAATTGTGACAGGAAGTCCCTGCTGGTTGCTTTAGGAGGTGGAGTGATTGGGGATTTAGTGGGTTTTGTGGCGGCGACTTATCAGAGAGGCGTTCCTTTCATACAGATCCCGACAACTTTGCTTTCCCAGGTAGATAGCAGTGTGGGAGGAAAAACGGCGGTCAATCATCCCAAGGGGAAAAATATGATCGGGGCGTTTTACCAACCGCGACTAGTAGTGATTGACCTGGAAACTCTCAGAACACTTCCCCAAAAAGAATACCGGGCAGGTCTTGCCGAAATAGTTAAATATGGTGTCATCGCTGATGCAAAACTCTTTGAGTTTCTGGAAACCAATTATAAGAAGATCCTGAATCTCGATTTCGAATGCCTTTCACATATTATTGAAACCTCATGTGCGATCAAGGCAAAAGTGGTTGAAAAGGATGAAAGAGAAAGTCATTACAGGATGATTCTGAACTTTGGTCATACATTTGGCCACGCCATCGAATCATTGACGAATTATTCCAGGTTCATACATGGTGAAGCGGTGTCGATAGGAATGGTGCATGCTGCGGAGCTTTCTCATTCAATGGGAAAATGCTCGAAAGACATTCCGGTTCGCCTTGCGGCTTTGTTGAAAAACCTGGGACTTCCTGTTGATATGCCGAACCTCGATACAGCATCAGTAGTTGGTTCTTTGTATCATGATAAAAAAACAATGGATCGTAAAATAAAGTTTATCCTGGTTAATGAGATAGGTTCAATTGAAATAGCGGACCAGGTTTTGGAAGAAGAAATTCTGAAAGTGTTTTGA
- a CDS encoding MBL fold metallo-hydrolase yields MPALRRIVIIQIPDAHPRVNASEPSRLKFSILSSGSGGNALYIEADDKRILIDAGLSEKKLSQRMAAINRSFEGLNAVFATHEHTDHIRGIGPLLRKHKLQLFTTEGTFKRASSSMGTLPGFNSIRAGQPVEFGELLVEPYSTPHDAEEPVAFVFHYRGLRLGLATDLGRVTREVKNKLQKLDALLIESNHDINMLDAGPYPWITKRRIKSDVGHLSNEACGDLLSSVKHSGLRLVVLMHMSETNNHPELAMITARQALGQDSPEMIVAEQNHPTPLMAL; encoded by the coding sequence ATCCCCGCTTTACGGAGAATAGTCATTATCCAGATTCCTGACGCACATCCGCGTGTCAATGCAAGCGAGCCTTCACGTTTAAAATTCTCAATTTTATCCAGTGGTAGTGGTGGTAACGCACTTTATATCGAAGCGGATGATAAACGTATTTTGATCGATGCCGGGTTGAGTGAAAAAAAACTTTCTCAACGAATGGCTGCGATTAACCGTTCATTTGAAGGGTTGAACGCGGTTTTTGCAACTCACGAGCATACTGACCACATCCGTGGTATAGGTCCTCTATTAAGAAAACATAAACTTCAACTCTTCACTACTGAGGGAACCTTTAAGCGCGCCAGTTCTTCAATGGGAACGCTTCCCGGGTTCAATTCGATTCGCGCGGGTCAACCCGTTGAATTTGGAGAGTTATTGGTCGAACCCTATTCCACTCCACATGACGCGGAAGAACCAGTGGCTTTTGTTTTTCACTATCGGGGTTTGCGGCTTGGCCTGGCTACTGACCTGGGTCGAGTGACCCGGGAAGTTAAAAACAAACTGCAAAAACTTGATGCTCTTCTCATTGAATCAAACCACGATATAAACATGCTGGATGCGGGGCCTTATCCATGGATTACCAAGAGAAGAATTAAAAGTGATGTTGGGCACCTTTCAAATGAAGCCTGCGGTGATTTATTATCTTCTGTAAAGCATTCCGGGTTACGACTCGTTGTATTAATGCATATGAGTGAAACCAATAATCATCCGGAACTGGCTATGATCACTGCCCGCCAGGCTTTGGGACAGGACTCGCCGGAAATGATCGTTGCCGAACAGAACCATCCTACCCCTTTGATGGCTTTATAG
- the pilQ gene encoding type IV pilus secretin PilQ, giving the protein MRKLMFKKPRYFMKIFLLLLLAVLPVSEVSSAGGSLGEIVSLNTREEGQSSIVSIESTQPVQYTAFKLLNPLRLVLDFPKMDQGNLTSRIQVDKGIIDSIRPIHFKEAGVLRLEIVLNQSSDYEIQKQGEKKLIISLQSSKQESGQRLAMSEESAASSEAGAENDTSREANVEKDTCFKMLRGEKEPISLDFQNINIRNAFNIFEDISGYNFVLSPEVAGEVNIRMADVPWNKAMEIILANAGLGRECFGNNIIRVAQKSVFVAEGRARILEKSRAATERANREAEQDLVTEVVRIDNANITDLSATLTALKSPRPDATITVDTRTNKLILNDLRKNVDDMLETIRVLDVPTPQVLIEAKIVELSREYAKELGIQWGLAGEIIPGTPGSLTLVDPTNATASTNSNFLVDLQQTTSVSGFDLFLGNVLPGLKLNAVLNALETIDKSRTISSPRVVVADNKEARFESGEQIPYLVSSAEGNSVQFYDANISLTVTPHVTFENQVYMTIDTTKNGRGNNVTFRIPGGNTTDLPIITTNESHTEVLVGNGDTTALGGIFETTEVESNKAVPLFSKIPILGYLFRSFKDTQDDTELMVFITPTIIETN; this is encoded by the coding sequence ATGAGAAAATTAATGTTCAAAAAACCTCGTTACTTCATGAAGATATTTCTTTTGTTGTTGCTGGCAGTTTTGCCGGTTTCTGAAGTATCTTCTGCGGGTGGATCTTTGGGGGAAATTGTTTCTCTAAATACTCGCGAAGAAGGGCAAAGCTCTATTGTTTCGATTGAGTCGACCCAACCGGTTCAATACACCGCATTTAAACTTCTTAATCCGCTCCGTTTGGTTTTGGATTTCCCCAAAATGGATCAAGGAAACTTAACCAGCCGTATACAGGTAGACAAGGGAATTATAGATTCTATCCGCCCGATTCACTTTAAAGAAGCAGGTGTTTTACGCCTGGAAATTGTTCTCAACCAGTCATCGGATTATGAAATTCAGAAACAGGGTGAGAAAAAATTAATCATTTCCCTTCAATCTTCTAAACAAGAATCAGGACAGCGCCTGGCGATGTCCGAGGAATCCGCTGCGTCAAGCGAGGCCGGGGCTGAGAATGATACCTCCAGGGAAGCAAATGTAGAAAAGGATACTTGTTTTAAGATGTTACGTGGAGAAAAGGAGCCCATTTCCCTGGATTTCCAGAATATTAATATTCGTAACGCGTTTAACATCTTCGAAGATATCAGTGGTTACAATTTCGTTCTTTCCCCTGAAGTAGCTGGGGAGGTAAATATCAGGATGGCAGATGTGCCATGGAATAAGGCCATGGAGATCATTCTTGCAAATGCAGGTTTGGGGCGGGAATGTTTTGGTAATAATATTATCCGTGTTGCCCAAAAATCGGTGTTTGTCGCGGAGGGACGTGCAAGAATTTTAGAAAAATCCAGAGCGGCTACCGAGCGCGCCAATCGAGAAGCAGAACAGGATCTGGTCACCGAAGTGGTGCGGATTGATAATGCGAATATCACCGATCTTTCAGCAACTCTCACCGCTCTTAAAAGCCCACGTCCTGATGCCACCATTACCGTGGATACACGCACCAATAAGCTAATTCTGAATGATCTGCGAAAAAATGTGGATGATATGCTGGAGACCATAAGGGTTCTGGATGTTCCAACGCCTCAAGTTTTGATAGAGGCGAAGATTGTTGAATTATCCAGAGAATATGCCAAGGAACTGGGGATTCAGTGGGGCCTGGCTGGTGAAATAATACCGGGAACACCCGGATCATTAACTCTTGTTGATCCCACCAATGCTACTGCCAGCACGAATAGTAATTTTCTCGTAGACTTACAACAGACTACCAGCGTTAGTGGATTCGATTTATTTCTGGGTAATGTGCTTCCCGGGTTAAAACTGAATGCGGTTTTGAATGCCCTGGAAACCATAGACAAATCAAGAACGATTTCCAGCCCCCGAGTTGTCGTGGCGGATAATAAAGAAGCCCGTTTTGAAAGCGGAGAGCAAATCCCCTATCTGGTATCTTCAGCCGAAGGAAACTCTGTACAATTTTATGATGCAAATATCAGTCTCACGGTCACTCCACATGTCACTTTTGAAAACCAGGTATATATGACCATTGATACAACAAAAAATGGCAGAGGAAATAATGTTACTTTTAGGATTCCAGGAGGTAACACCACGGACTTACCGATCATTACAACCAATGAATCACATACAGAAGTATTAGTTGGCAATGGAGACACGACCGCTTTAGGTGGAATCTTCGAAACCACCGAAGTCGAATCCAATAAGGCAGTACCTCTTTTCTCAAAAATACCTATTCTGGGATATTTGTTTAGAAGTTTTAAAGATACACAAGACGATACCGAACTTATGGTGTTTATCACTCCTACCATCATTGAAACAAATTGA
- a CDS encoding DUF4124 domain-containing protein: MLAGQTISVLILFLLICAVNANAAIYKWKDEKGKTHFTDNPIRVPKAYREKPFIKGSAVTPLKTKNTEDKKLNDRETVEDKGGLKEETKEEKKEETRQEGLTEEQRLVAENALSFLETDIVRYEKYYNYPPSRSKFRLIKLAVKEATPQKQDLLDQVSTIDLPLFNEIAGFLETSIAADEKAQKIMPTTLPSARQTFALMKRLKSDTRQEKQLLEKLNAELNSAE; the protein is encoded by the coding sequence ATGTTGGCTGGACAGACCATATCAGTGTTAATCCTTTTTCTATTGATATGTGCTGTCAATGCGAACGCCGCTATTTATAAATGGAAAGATGAGAAAGGAAAAACCCATTTCACAGATAATCCGATCCGGGTCCCCAAGGCATACCGTGAAAAGCCTTTCATAAAGGGTTCTGCAGTAACTCCGTTGAAAACAAAAAACACTGAAGATAAAAAATTAAATGACAGGGAAACAGTTGAAGATAAAGGTGGATTGAAAGAAGAGACAAAAGAAGAAAAAAAAGAAGAAACCAGGCAGGAAGGCTTGACCGAGGAGCAGCGTCTTGTCGCTGAAAACGCGTTGAGCTTTTTGGAAACAGATATTGTCCGGTACGAAAAATATTATAACTATCCGCCGAGCCGGAGTAAATTTCGTCTCATCAAGTTGGCTGTCAAGGAGGCGACTCCGCAAAAACAGGATTTGTTGGACCAGGTTTCCACGATTGATCTTCCTTTGTTTAATGAAATAGCCGGTTTTCTGGAAACAAGCATTGCTGCGGATGAAAAGGCACAGAAAATTATGCCGACCACCCTTCCTTCAGCGCGTCAAACTTTTGCATTGATGAAACGACTGAAGAGTGATACCCGGCAGGAAAAACAACTTCTGGAAAAATTGAACGCAGAACTGAATTCTGCTGAATAA